ATATAATTAAAATGTTATTTTGCAGCTACAAGTTTACCCCCAGATTCAGTTTTCCAATATATGAAGATATTAGAAGAGTTATCACGTTTTAGAATGTCCCGTTATTTCAAACTTTTGTTTGTCTGCTGGGATATTGTTTTGTTGAATACTGCCATAATTCTTTCGGCTCTGGCCAGATTTGGAACTCTGGATGAGCTTTTTATAAAAGAAGAAAAAACGGTTTCTTTGCTGGCAAATCTCGTTTGGATTGGTCTTCTTCTTAATAATGATTCCTATCGTATGATCCGTATCGAACGTATCGAATCTATTGTAAAACGTACAACCAGAAAACTGATTATTCATGCTTCGGTAATTTCGATTTTTGTCGTTTACCTTAAGTTCGCCGATATTTCCCGACTTCGTCTGCTTTTTTTCTATCTTTTCTTTTTCGCTATATTGCTCGTTTCGCGTTACATTTCAATGAAACTGCTAAAAGAAATAAGAGCAAAAGGGTATAATTTTAGGAAATTTATAGTTGTAGGCGCTAATGAAACCGGCGAAAGAATGAAAAAAATCTTAGCCAAAGATCTAACATATGGGTATCGGTTTTTAGGTTTTTTCGACGGAAATCCTGATCCATCTTTTTCAGAAGAAATTCTGGGAGGTTTTGATAAAATTCAAGAGTTTATAGTCAAAGAAGGTGTCGAAGAAATGTACATTGCACTTCATATCGATCAGGTTGAGGTTATAAATGAATTGATTAAAGTATGCGAACAAAACATGGTAAGAATTAAATTTATACCTGATTTCCAGTTGTATACTAAATCAAGTAAAGTCGAAATTACCTTCTATGAAAATACTCCCGTATTAATGTTTCGTCCAGAACCTTTAGAATCTTCAATAAACAGATTGATCAAAAAAGCATTTGATGTGTGTTTTTCGGGTCTTGTAATTCTGCTGATATTTCCTTGGTTATTTCCTATCGTAATGCTCATTATTAAAATCGAATCGCCTGGACCTGTATTTTTTAGACAAAAACGTTCAGGACGTGACAATCGCGAATTTTTATGTTTGAAATTTAGAAGTATGTACGTTAACGAT
This is a stretch of genomic DNA from Flavobacterium endoglycinae. It encodes these proteins:
- a CDS encoding undecaprenyl-phosphate glucose phosphotransferase, giving the protein MKILEELSRFRMSRYFKLLFVCWDIVLLNTAIILSALARFGTLDELFIKEEKTVSLLANLVWIGLLLNNDSYRMIRIERIESIVKRTTRKLIIHASVISIFVVYLKFADISRLRLLFFYLFFFAILLVSRYISMKLLKEIRAKGYNFRKFIVVGANETGERMKKILAKDLTYGYRFLGFFDGNPDPSFSEEILGGFDKIQEFIVKEGVEEMYIALHIDQVEVINELIKVCEQNMVRIKFIPDFQLYTKSSKVEITFYENTPVLMFRPEPLESSINRLIKKAFDVCFSGLVILLIFPWLFPIVMLIIKIESPGPVFFRQKRSGRDNREFLCLKFRSMYVNDLAHNKQAGKGDSRITKFGAFIRKTSIDELPQFFNVFWGDMSVVGPRPHMINLAKEYSELINHYLVRQFAKPGITGWAQVNGYRGETKELVDMENRVEYDIWYIENWSLLLDIKIIIRTIINVLKGEENAY